A genomic segment from Klebsiella africana encodes:
- a CDS encoding sensor domain-containing phosphodiesterase — translation MNLLKYYQQYRDKWWALPLILPTLLLPLARWANTFTMLNGHMVFLYYLPLALVLSLMMFFGWAAIPGIIIGLLLTLAHGMAPEQAIGVLFHFLIPCVLCWGGYRIFVPQRQQISHGNVKLMPHRLFWQMLLPSVIFLILSQIAEYLGLHPRTTEMTGITPFSLRSLITFQALMVGCLTGVPLCYLLLRIIRNPFHVRGFISQIRLQIDPKIKKLEIFCWVAILILLLGLLLMPLNNTSTIFSTNYTLSLLMPVMLWGAMRFGYRFTSLIWTPVLIAVIHFHYRYLPIYPSYNTQLAITSSSYLVFSFIVAYTAMLATQQRLIYARVRQMAFLDPVVHMPNLRALSRALNSTSWSTLCFLRIPELELLGRHYGVLLRIQYKQMLANYLSALLQPDEAVYHLAGHDLVFRLNSEGHQARIHLIDRSLRQFRFHWDGVPLQPRIGMSYCNVRSPVKHLYLLLGELNTIADMSLASGHPENMQRRGAGHVQQDLKDKVVMMNRILKSLEQDHFVLMAQPIQGIRGDHYHEVLLRMQGESGELIGPNAFLPVAHEFGLSSRVDQWVIEHTLAFMDTHRRALPGLRLAINLSPVSLSRSQFPREVEDLLQTYNIEPWQIIFELTENYALSNPELVCQTLEHLRALGCRVAIDDFGTGYASYARLKTMNVDILKIDGSFIRNLLASSLDYQVVDSICRLARMKNMQVVAEYVESPEIRQAVIALGIDYMQGYDIGVPVPLAQLAEGMTA, via the coding sequence ATGAATTTATTAAAATACTATCAACAATATCGTGACAAATGGTGGGCCTTACCGCTTATCCTGCCAACGCTGTTATTACCTCTCGCCAGATGGGCGAATACATTCACCATGCTAAATGGTCATATGGTATTCCTGTATTATCTTCCCCTGGCGCTGGTTCTCAGCCTGATGATGTTTTTTGGCTGGGCGGCAATCCCGGGCATTATTATTGGCCTGTTGTTAACCCTGGCGCACGGCATGGCGCCCGAGCAAGCGATAGGCGTGTTGTTCCATTTTCTGATTCCCTGCGTGCTCTGCTGGGGCGGGTACCGTATTTTTGTGCCGCAACGTCAGCAGATTTCGCACGGTAACGTCAAACTGATGCCGCATCGTCTGTTCTGGCAAATGTTGCTTCCCTCGGTCATTTTTCTGATTCTGTCCCAGATCGCCGAATATCTGGGCCTTCATCCGCGCACGACGGAGATGACCGGCATTACGCCGTTCAGTTTACGGTCGTTAATTACCTTTCAGGCGCTGATGGTGGGATGTCTGACGGGGGTACCGTTGTGTTATTTGCTGCTGCGGATCATTCGTAATCCTTTTCATGTTCGCGGCTTTATTTCGCAAATTCGGTTACAAATTGATCCAAAAATAAAAAAGCTGGAAATCTTTTGCTGGGTGGCGATATTAATATTGTTGCTCGGGTTATTATTGATGCCATTAAATAATACCAGCACGATATTTAGCACGAATTATACATTGTCATTGCTTATGCCTGTGATGCTCTGGGGAGCGATGCGTTTTGGCTATCGCTTTACCTCGCTGATCTGGACGCCAGTGCTGATTGCCGTGATTCATTTTCATTACCGTTATTTACCGATTTATCCAAGCTATAACACCCAACTGGCGATCACCTCATCAAGCTATCTGGTGTTCTCGTTTATTGTCGCCTATACGGCGATGTTGGCGACACAGCAGCGGTTGATTTATGCTCGCGTCCGGCAGATGGCTTTCCTCGACCCGGTGGTTCATATGCCGAATCTGCGGGCGCTGAGCCGGGCACTCAACAGTACGAGCTGGTCGACATTGTGTTTTCTGCGCATTCCTGAACTGGAGCTACTCGGGCGTCATTACGGGGTATTGTTGCGTATTCAGTATAAGCAAATGCTGGCAAACTACCTGAGCGCGTTGCTGCAGCCCGATGAGGCGGTTTACCACCTTGCCGGCCATGATTTAGTTTTTCGCCTCAACAGTGAGGGGCACCAGGCGCGTATTCACTTAATCGACCGCTCCCTGCGACAGTTTCGTTTTCACTGGGACGGGGTTCCCCTGCAGCCGCGGATTGGCATGAGCTATTGCAACGTTCGCTCACCGGTCAAACATCTGTATTTGCTGCTTGGCGAACTAAATACTATTGCCGACATGTCGCTGGCCAGCGGCCATCCGGAGAATATGCAGCGCCGCGGCGCCGGTCATGTTCAGCAGGATCTGAAAGACAAAGTGGTGATGATGAACCGCATCCTTAAGTCGCTGGAACAAGACCATTTTGTCCTGATGGCGCAGCCTATTCAGGGCATTCGTGGCGATCACTACCATGAAGTCTTGCTGCGAATGCAAGGAGAGTCAGGAGAACTGATCGGCCCAAACGCGTTCCTGCCGGTGGCGCACGAGTTTGGCCTCTCCTCTCGTGTGGATCAGTGGGTCATTGAGCATACGCTAGCCTTTATGGATACCCACCGGCGGGCACTGCCCGGCCTGCGGCTGGCCATCAATCTCTCTCCGGTCTCGCTGAGCCGCAGCCAGTTTCCCCGTGAGGTCGAAGATCTGCTGCAGACGTACAACATAGAGCCCTGGCAGATTATTTTCGAGCTGACCGAGAACTATGCGCTAAGTAATCCGGAACTGGTCTGCCAAACATTAGAGCATTTGCGGGCGCTGGGCTGCCGGGTGGCGATTGATGATTTTGGTACGGGTTATGCCAGCTATGCTCGCCTGAAAACCATGAACGTCGACATCCTTAAGATCGACGGCAGCTTTATTCGCAATTTGCTTGCCAGTAGTCTCGATTATCAGGTGGTGGACTCTATTTGTCGTCTGGCGCGTATGAAGAACATGCAGGTAGTGGCTGAATATGTCGAGTCGCCGGAGATACGCCAGGCGGTTATCGCGCTGGGGATCGATTATATGCAAGGTTATGATATCGGCGTACCGGTGCCACTGGCGCAACTGGCAGAGGGGATGACTGCCTGA
- the ppx gene encoding exopolyphosphatase gives MPLNEKTPRPQEFAAVDLGSNSFHMVIARVVDGAMQIIGRLKQRVHLADGLDENSVLSEEAMTRGLNCLSLFAERLQGFSPSSVCIVGTHTLRQATNAAEFLKRAEKVIPYPIEIISGNEEARLIFMGVEHTQPERGRKLVIDIGGGSTELVIGEDFEPRLVESRRMGCVSFSQAYFPGGTINKENFQRARLAAVQKLETLAWQFRIQGWTVALGASGTIKAAQEVLVAMGEKDGFITPERLEMLVSELLKHKNFDALSLPGLSEDRKAVFAPGLAILCGVFDALAIKELRLSDGALREGVLYEMEGRFRHQDIRSRTAQSLANQYNIDREQARRVLETTTHMLEQWQEQNPKLANPHLAALLKWAVMLHEVGLNINHSGMHRHSAYILQNSDLPGFNQEQQMLMATLVRYHRKAIKLDDLPRFTLFRKKQFLPLIQLLRLGVLLNNQRQATTTPPTLRLQTEAHHWTLTFPHDWFSQNALVLLDLEKEQQYWEGVPEWLLKIAEEEPDA, from the coding sequence ATGCCACTAAACGAAAAAACCCCTCGGCCGCAGGAATTCGCTGCGGTCGACCTTGGTTCGAACAGTTTTCATATGGTGATCGCCCGTGTCGTCGATGGCGCCATGCAGATCATTGGACGCCTGAAACAACGCGTACATCTGGCCGACGGCCTCGATGAAAACTCGGTGTTGAGCGAAGAAGCCATGACCCGCGGGCTGAACTGCCTGTCGCTGTTTGCCGAACGTCTGCAGGGGTTCTCCCCCTCCAGCGTCTGCATCGTCGGAACGCATACGCTGCGTCAGGCGACCAACGCGGCGGAGTTTCTCAAACGTGCGGAAAAAGTGATCCCCTATCCGATCGAGATCATCTCCGGTAACGAAGAAGCGCGCCTGATTTTTATGGGTGTGGAGCATACGCAGCCGGAGCGCGGACGCAAACTGGTGATTGATATCGGCGGCGGTTCAACCGAGCTGGTTATCGGTGAAGATTTCGAGCCCCGGCTGGTGGAAAGCCGCCGCATGGGCTGCGTGAGCTTCTCGCAGGCCTACTTCCCCGGCGGAACCATTAACAAAGAGAATTTCCAGCGTGCTCGCCTGGCGGCGGTGCAGAAGCTGGAGACGCTGGCCTGGCAGTTCCGTATTCAGGGCTGGACCGTGGCGTTGGGCGCCTCCGGCACCATCAAAGCCGCGCAGGAAGTGCTGGTGGCGATGGGCGAGAAAGATGGGTTTATTACCCCGGAACGCCTCGAAATGCTGGTCAGTGAGCTATTGAAGCATAAAAACTTCGACGCGCTCAGTCTGCCCGGCCTCTCAGAAGATCGCAAAGCGGTCTTTGCCCCCGGGCTGGCGATTCTGTGCGGCGTGTTTGACGCACTGGCGATTAAAGAGCTTCGTCTGTCCGATGGGGCGCTGCGCGAAGGTGTGTTGTACGAGATGGAAGGCCGCTTCCGCCATCAGGATATTCGCAGCCGCACAGCACAGAGCCTGGCGAATCAGTACAACATCGATCGCGAACAGGCGCGCCGGGTGCTGGAAACCACCACCCATATGCTTGAGCAGTGGCAGGAGCAGAATCCCAAGCTGGCCAATCCGCACCTCGCGGCGCTGCTGAAGTGGGCGGTGATGCTCCATGAGGTGGGACTGAATATCAACCACAGCGGCATGCATCGCCACTCGGCCTATATTTTACAGAACAGCGACCTGCCGGGTTTCAATCAGGAGCAGCAGATGCTGATGGCCACCCTGGTGCGCTATCATCGCAAAGCGATAAAACTCGACGACCTGCCGCGCTTTACGCTGTTCAGGAAAAAACAGTTTCTGCCGCTGATCCAGCTGCTGCGTCTGGGCGTGCTGCTGAATAACCAGCGTCAGGCCACCACGACACCGCCGACCCTGCGGCTGCAAACGGAAGCTCACCACTGGACGCTGACGTTTCCGCATGACTGGTTTAGCCAGAATGCGCTGGTGCTGCTGGATCTGGAAAAAGAGCAGCAGTACTGGGAAGGCGTGCCGGAGTGGTTGCTGAAGATTGCAGAAGAAGAGCCAGACGCCTGA
- the ppk1 gene encoding polyphosphate kinase 1 has translation MGQEKLYIEKELSWLSFNERVLQEAADKSNPLIERMRFLGIYSNNLDEFYKVRFAELKRRIIISEEQGSTAHSRHLLGKIQARVLKADQEFDSLYNELLLEMARNQIFLINERQLSVNQQAWLRNYFKQYLRQHISPILINRETDLVQFLKDDYTYLAVEIIRGENINYALLEIPSDKVPRFVNLPPEAPRRRKPMILLDNILRYCLDDIFKGFFDYDALNAYSMKMTRDAEYDLVHEMESSLMELMSSSLKQRLTAEPVRFVYQRDMPDAMVEMLRDKLSISNYDSMLPGGRYHNFKDFIGFPNVGKANLVNKPMPRLRHLWFDKFRNGFDAIRERDVLLYYPYHTFEHVLELLRQASFDPSVLAIKINIYRVAKDSRIIDAMIHAAHNGKKVTVVVELQARFDEEANIHWAKRLTEAGVHVIFSAPGLKIHAKLFLISRKEGDEVVRYAHIGTGNFNEKTARIYTDYSLLTADARITNEVRRVFNFIENPYRPVSFDYLLVSPQNSRRLLYEMIDREIANAQNGQPSGITLKLNNLVDKGLVDRLYAASSSGVPVNLLIRGMCSLIPGLEGISENIRVISIVDRFLEHDRVYCFENGGDKQVWLSSADWMTRNIDYRIEVAAPLLDPRLKQRVLDIFDILFNDTVKARYLDKELSNRYVPRGNRRKVRAQMAIYDYLKSLEQPD, from the coding sequence ATGGGCCAGGAAAAGCTATACATCGAAAAAGAACTCAGCTGGTTGTCTTTTAACGAGCGCGTGCTGCAGGAAGCGGCGGACAAGAGTAACCCGCTGATTGAGCGCATGCGCTTTCTGGGGATCTACTCCAACAACCTTGATGAATTTTACAAAGTGCGCTTCGCTGAGCTTAAGCGGCGGATTATTATCAGTGAAGAACAAGGCAGTACCGCCCATTCTCGCCATCTGTTAGGCAAAATTCAGGCCCGCGTTCTCAAGGCCGACCAGGAATTCGATAGTCTGTACAACGAACTGCTGCTGGAGATGGCGCGTAACCAGATCTTCCTGATCAACGAGCGCCAGCTGTCTGTCAATCAGCAGGCCTGGCTGCGCAACTACTTCAAACAGTATTTGCGTCAGCACATCTCGCCGATCCTGATTAACCGCGAAACGGACCTCGTGCAGTTCCTGAAAGATGATTACACCTATCTGGCGGTGGAGATTATCCGCGGGGAAAACATCAACTATGCCCTGCTGGAAATTCCGTCAGACAAAGTGCCGCGCTTCGTAAACCTGCCGCCGGAGGCGCCTCGCCGCCGTAAGCCAATGATCCTGTTGGATAACATCCTGCGTTATTGCCTGGATGATATCTTTAAAGGCTTCTTCGATTACGATGCGCTGAACGCCTACTCGATGAAAATGACCCGTGACGCCGAGTACGATCTGGTGCATGAGATGGAGTCGAGCCTGATGGAGCTGATGTCCTCCAGCCTCAAGCAGCGCCTGACCGCCGAGCCGGTTCGCTTTGTCTACCAGCGCGATATGCCGGATGCGATGGTCGAAATGCTGCGCGATAAGCTCTCCATTTCCAACTACGACTCGATGCTGCCGGGCGGCCGTTACCACAACTTTAAAGACTTTATCGGTTTCCCGAACGTCGGTAAGGCCAATCTGGTTAATAAACCCATGCCGCGCCTGCGTCATCTGTGGTTTGATAAATTCCGCAACGGCTTTGACGCCATCCGCGAACGCGATGTGCTGCTCTACTATCCCTATCACACTTTTGAGCACGTGCTTGAGCTGCTGCGCCAGGCCTCGTTCGATCCCAGCGTACTGGCGATCAAAATCAATATCTACCGCGTAGCCAAGGATTCGCGCATCATCGACGCGATGATCCACGCCGCTCACAACGGCAAAAAAGTCACCGTGGTGGTGGAGCTGCAGGCGCGTTTTGACGAAGAGGCCAACATTCACTGGGCGAAACGCCTGACGGAAGCGGGCGTCCACGTGATCTTCTCCGCGCCGGGTCTGAAGATCCACGCCAAGCTGTTCCTTATCTCGCGTAAAGAAGGTGATGAGGTGGTGCGCTACGCCCACATCGGTACCGGTAACTTCAACGAGAAGACGGCGCGGATCTACACCGACTATTCGCTGTTAACCGCCGATGCGCGCATTACCAATGAAGTCCGCCGGGTGTTTAACTTTATTGAAAACCCCTACCGCCCGGTCAGCTTCGATTACCTGCTGGTGTCGCCGCAGAACTCGCGCCGTCTGCTGTATGAGATGATTGACCGCGAGATCGCCAATGCGCAGAACGGGCAGCCGTCCGGAATTACGCTGAAGCTGAACAATCTGGTGGATAAAGGTCTGGTGGACAGACTCTACGCTGCCTCCAGCTCCGGCGTGCCGGTTAATCTGCTGATCCGCGGCATGTGCTCGCTGATCCCTGGCCTGGAAGGTATCAGCGAAAATATCCGCGTCATCAGTATTGTGGACCGTTTCCTCGAGCACGACCGGGTCTACTGTTTTGAAAACGGTGGCGATAAACAGGTCTGGCTCTCCTCTGCCGACTGGATGACGCGAAATATTGATTATCGTATTGAAGTTGCCGCTCCCCTGCTTGACCCACGTCTGAAGCAGCGGGTGCTGGATATTTTTGATATCCTGTTCAACGATACGGTAAAAGCGCGCTATCTTGATAAAGAACTGAGTAATCGCTATGTGCCGCGCGGCAATCGCCGTAAAGTACGCGCACAAATGGCGATTTACGATTATCTCAAATCACTCGAACAACCCGACTAA
- the purN gene encoding phosphoribosylglycinamide formyltransferase: MKNIVVLISGSGSNLQAIIDACSRKQINGTLRAVFSNKADAFGLERARAAGIPAHALAQSQFADRESFDRQLMHEIDAYAPDLVVLAGYMRILSPAFVSHYQGRLLNIHPSLLPKYPGLHTHRQVLENGDEEHGTSVHFVTDELDGGPVILQAKVPVFAGDSEDEVTARVQTQEHAIYPLVISWFVEGRLRMAGNHAWLDERQLPPQGYAAEE, translated from the coding sequence ATGAAAAACATCGTGGTGCTGATTTCCGGTAGCGGTAGCAATCTACAGGCGATCATCGACGCCTGCAGCCGGAAACAGATAAACGGCACCCTGCGTGCGGTATTCAGTAACAAGGCCGATGCGTTTGGCCTTGAGCGCGCGCGCGCGGCCGGCATCCCGGCCCACGCGCTGGCGCAAAGTCAGTTTGCCGACCGGGAATCCTTCGATCGTCAGCTGATGCATGAAATCGACGCCTACGCCCCGGATCTGGTGGTGCTGGCGGGTTATATGCGTATCCTGAGCCCGGCGTTCGTCAGCCACTATCAGGGACGTCTGCTGAACATCCATCCCTCATTACTGCCGAAGTATCCTGGCCTGCATACTCATCGTCAGGTGCTGGAAAACGGTGATGAGGAGCACGGCACCTCGGTGCATTTCGTCACCGATGAGCTCGACGGCGGTCCAGTTATTCTGCAGGCCAAAGTGCCGGTCTTCGCTGGCGACAGCGAAGATGAGGTGACGGCGCGGGTTCAGACCCAGGAACATGCTATTTATCCGCTGGTGATAAGCTGGTTTGTCGAGGGACGTCTGCGCATGGCAGGCAACCACGCCTGGCTGGATGAACGACAGCTTCCCCCCCAGGGCTATGCCGCTGAAGAATGA
- the purM gene encoding phosphoribosylformylglycinamidine cyclo-ligase, which translates to MTDKTSLSYKDAGVDIDAGNALVDRIKGVVKKTRRPEVMGGLGGFGALCALPQKYREPVLVSGTDGVGTKLRLAMDLKRHDTIGIDLVAMCVNDLVVQGAEPLFFLDYYATGKLDVDTAASVINGIAEGCLQSGCALVGGETAEMPGMYHGEDYDVAGFCVGVVEKSEIIDGSKVADGDVLVALASSGPHSNGYSLVRKIIEVSGVDPQTTDLDGKPLADHLLAPTRIYVKSVLDLIASVDVHAIAHLTGGGFWENIPRVLPDNTQAIIDESSWQWPSVFNWLQTAGNVSQHEMYRTFNCGVGMVIALPAAEADKAIALLNEKGENAWKIGYIKASDSEQRVVIA; encoded by the coding sequence GTGACCGATAAAACCTCTCTCAGCTATAAAGATGCCGGCGTGGATATTGATGCAGGCAACGCTCTCGTCGACCGTATTAAGGGCGTGGTGAAGAAAACCCGTCGCCCGGAAGTGATGGGTGGACTGGGCGGATTCGGCGCGCTGTGCGCACTGCCGCAGAAATACCGCGAGCCGGTACTGGTCTCCGGCACCGACGGCGTCGGTACCAAGCTGCGTCTGGCAATGGATCTGAAGCGTCACGACACCATCGGCATCGACCTGGTCGCCATGTGCGTGAACGACCTGGTGGTTCAGGGCGCTGAGCCGCTGTTTTTCCTGGATTATTACGCCACCGGTAAGCTGGACGTCGATACCGCAGCCAGCGTCATTAACGGCATCGCCGAAGGCTGCCTGCAGTCCGGTTGCGCGCTGGTCGGGGGTGAAACCGCTGAGATGCCGGGGATGTATCACGGTGAAGATTACGACGTAGCGGGTTTCTGCGTCGGGGTGGTGGAAAAATCAGAAATCATCGACGGCAGCAAAGTGGCCGACGGCGACGTGCTGGTGGCGCTGGCGTCCAGCGGCCCGCACTCTAACGGCTATTCACTGGTGCGTAAGATCATTGAGGTTAGCGGCGTTGACCCGCAGACCACCGACCTTGACGGCAAACCGCTGGCCGACCATCTGCTGGCGCCGACCCGCATCTATGTAAAATCGGTGCTCGACCTGATCGCCAGCGTTGACGTCCACGCTATCGCTCACCTGACCGGCGGCGGCTTCTGGGAAAACATCCCGCGCGTCTTACCGGACAACACCCAGGCGATCATTGATGAATCTTCCTGGCAGTGGCCGTCGGTCTTCAACTGGCTGCAAACCGCCGGTAACGTCAGCCAGCATGAAATGTATCGTACCTTTAACTGCGGCGTGGGGATGGTAATCGCCCTGCCGGCAGCGGAAGCGGACAAGGCCATTGCCCTGCTGAACGAGAAAGGTGAAAACGCGTGGAAAATCGGGTATATCAAAGCCTCCGATTCCGAACAGCGTGTGGTCATTGCATGA
- the bglK gene encoding beta-glucoside kinase BglK: MDIAAFDIGGTALKMGVMTRDGRLLETAKQSINDSDGDHILQAMLSWLAAHPSCEGVAISAPGYVDPHSGFITMGGAIRRFDNFAMKAWLEARTGLPVSVENDANCVLLAERWQGKAAEMANFLVLTIGTGIGGAIYCHHQLVHGARFRAGEFGYMLTDRPGGRDPRRYSMNENCTLRVLRHRYAQHIGAPLESVTGEMIFDRYDAGDPVCQRLVAEFFNGLGHGLYNLVNIFDPQTIFIGGGIVERPGFLALLRQHLAWFGIADYLDTVSHGNDAGLIGAVYHFNQQYRSPGDDRH, encoded by the coding sequence ATGGATATTGCGGCATTTGATATTGGTGGCACCGCGTTAAAAATGGGCGTGATGACCCGCGACGGCAGGTTGCTGGAAACGGCGAAACAGTCAATCAATGACAGCGATGGCGATCATATCTTACAGGCAATGCTGTCGTGGCTGGCGGCCCACCCGTCGTGTGAAGGGGTAGCCATCAGCGCGCCGGGCTATGTCGATCCGCACAGCGGCTTTATTACCATGGGCGGTGCTATTCGTCGATTTGATAATTTCGCCATGAAAGCATGGCTGGAAGCCCGGACCGGACTGCCGGTCTCAGTTGAAAACGATGCCAACTGTGTGCTGCTGGCCGAGCGCTGGCAGGGCAAAGCGGCGGAAATGGCCAATTTTCTGGTGCTCACCATTGGCACCGGCATTGGTGGCGCGATTTATTGCCACCACCAGCTAGTGCATGGGGCGCGTTTTCGTGCCGGTGAATTCGGCTACATGCTAACCGACCGTCCCGGCGGACGCGATCCTCGTCGCTATTCGATGAATGAGAACTGCACTCTCAGAGTGCTGCGCCATCGCTATGCGCAACATATCGGCGCGCCGCTGGAGAGCGTGACAGGCGAAATGATTTTTGACCGCTATGACGCCGGCGACCCGGTTTGCCAGCGTCTGGTCGCCGAGTTCTTCAATGGCCTGGGCCACGGCCTATATAACCTCGTCAATATCTTCGATCCGCAGACCATTTTTATCGGCGGCGGCATTGTGGAACGTCCCGGATTTCTGGCGCTGCTGCGCCAGCATCTGGCCTGGTTCGGCATTGCCGACTATCTCGATACCGTCAGTCACGGCAACGATGCCGGCCTGATTGGCGCGGTTTACCATTTCAATCAGCAGTATCGTTCGCCTGGCGACGATCGACATTAG
- a CDS encoding 6-phospho-beta-glucosidase, whose amino-acid sequence MSGFKAGFLWGGAVAAHQLEGGWQEGGKGISVADVMTAGAHGVPREITDGVVAGKNYPNHEAIDFYHRYPQDLALFAEMGFKCFRTSIAWTRIFPQGDELEPNEAGLQFYDDLFDECLKLGIEPVITLSHFEMPYHLVTKYGGWRNRKLIDFFVRFARVVFSRYQHKVKYWMTFNEINNQANFHEDFAPFTNSGLKYLPGEDREPVMYQAAHYELVASALAVKAAREINPALQIGCMIAMCPIYPLTCAPDDMMMAMNAMHRRYWFTDVHVRGRYPQHLLNYFARRGFTLDITEADRQALTEGCVDYIGFSYYMSFATKATADNPLLDYDETTSLVSNPYVKKSDWGWQIDPVGLRYSLNWFWDHYQLPLFIVENGFGAIDVREADGSVNDQYRIDYLSAHIAEMKKAVVEDGVDLMGYTPWGCIDLVSAGTGEMKKRYGFIYVDKDNEGNGTLARSRKKSFAWYQQVIASNGENLS is encoded by the coding sequence ATGTCCGGATTTAAAGCAGGGTTTCTGTGGGGCGGCGCGGTCGCAGCGCATCAGTTAGAGGGCGGCTGGCAGGAGGGCGGTAAGGGGATCAGCGTGGCGGATGTGATGACCGCCGGCGCCCACGGCGTGCCGCGTGAAATTACCGACGGCGTGGTGGCGGGGAAAAACTACCCGAACCATGAGGCGATCGATTTTTATCATCGTTATCCGCAGGACCTGGCGCTGTTTGCCGAGATGGGCTTCAAATGTTTTCGCACCTCGATTGCCTGGACGCGTATTTTCCCACAAGGCGATGAGCTGGAGCCGAACGAGGCTGGCCTGCAGTTTTACGATGATCTGTTCGACGAATGCCTGAAACTCGGCATTGAGCCAGTGATTACGCTGTCGCATTTTGAAATGCCTTATCACCTGGTCACCAAGTACGGCGGCTGGCGTAACCGCAAGCTAATCGACTTTTTCGTGCGCTTTGCCAGGGTCGTCTTCAGCCGCTATCAACATAAAGTGAAGTACTGGATGACCTTTAACGAGATCAACAACCAGGCCAACTTCCATGAGGACTTTGCCCCCTTCACCAACTCTGGGCTGAAATATTTGCCAGGTGAAGACAGGGAGCCGGTAATGTACCAGGCCGCGCACTATGAGCTGGTGGCCAGCGCCCTGGCGGTAAAAGCGGCGCGCGAGATCAACCCGGCGCTGCAGATTGGCTGCATGATCGCTATGTGTCCGATCTACCCGCTGACCTGCGCGCCGGACGATATGATGATGGCGATGAACGCCATGCACCGTCGTTACTGGTTCACCGACGTCCACGTGCGCGGTCGCTACCCGCAGCATTTGCTCAACTATTTTGCCCGCCGCGGCTTTACCCTCGATATCACCGAAGCCGATCGCCAGGCGCTAACCGAGGGCTGTGTCGACTACATTGGTTTTAGCTACTATATGTCGTTTGCCACCAAAGCCACTGCAGATAACCCCTTGCTCGATTATGATGAAACCACCAGCCTGGTCTCCAACCCGTACGTCAAAAAGTCGGACTGGGGCTGGCAGATTGACCCGGTCGGCCTGCGCTATTCGCTGAACTGGTTCTGGGATCACTACCAGCTGCCGCTGTTTATTGTCGAAAACGGTTTTGGCGCAATTGATGTCCGCGAAGCGGACGGCAGCGTCAATGACCAGTATCGCATCGATTATCTTTCTGCCCATATCGCGGAGATGAAAAAGGCGGTGGTCGAGGATGGCGTCGACCTGATGGGCTACACTCCGTGGGGCTGCATCGATCTGGTTTCCGCCGGCACGGGGGAAATGAAAAAACGCTACGGCTTCATTTATGTCGATAAAGATAATGAAGGGAATGGCACGCTGGCCCGTAGCCGGAAAAAGTCGTTTGCCTGGTATCAGCAGGTGATTGCCAGCAACGGGGAGAACCTGTCGTAG
- the upp gene encoding uracil phosphoribosyltransferase — protein sequence MKIVEVKHPLVKHKLGLMREHDISTKRFRELASEVGSLLTYEATADLETEKVTIEGWNGPVEVEQIKGKKITVVPILRAGLGMMEGVLEHVPSARISVVGIYRNEETLEPVPYFQKLVSNIDERMALVVDPMLATGGSMIATIDLLKNAGCTSIKVLVLVAAPEGIAALEKAHPDVELYTASVDKGLNEHGYIIPGLGDAGDKIFGTK from the coding sequence ATGAAGATTGTGGAAGTCAAACACCCACTCGTCAAACACAAGCTGGGCCTGATGCGCGAGCATGACATCAGCACCAAACGCTTCCGTGAACTCGCCTCAGAAGTGGGCAGCTTACTGACTTATGAAGCCACCGCCGATCTGGAGACTGAGAAAGTCACTATTGAAGGCTGGAACGGTCCGGTGGAAGTCGAGCAGATCAAGGGCAAGAAAATTACCGTTGTGCCAATCCTGCGCGCCGGCCTCGGCATGATGGAAGGGGTGCTGGAGCACGTGCCGAGCGCACGTATTAGCGTGGTCGGTATCTATCGCAACGAAGAAACCCTCGAGCCGGTGCCTTACTTCCAGAAGCTGGTGTCCAACATCGATGAGCGTATGGCGCTGGTCGTTGACCCGATGCTGGCCACCGGTGGATCGATGATCGCCACAATCGATCTGCTGAAAAACGCTGGCTGCACCAGCATCAAGGTGCTGGTGCTGGTGGCGGCGCCGGAAGGGATTGCCGCGCTGGAGAAAGCGCACCCGGACGTTGAGCTGTACACCGCCTCTGTCGATAAGGGGCTGAATGAGCATGGATACATCATTCCCGGTCTCGGCGATGCCGGCGACAAGATTTTTGGAACGAAATAA